In Novipirellula caenicola, the genomic stretch GTACCTGCGACACGAGGAAGGCTTGTCCCGCATGCGAGCACTGTTGGAACGGCTGATGTCGGTCCGTAACCGTGTGCTGATCGGTTGCGACTCTTGGACTTGGGCATTTCTCAGTCATGCGGTAGGGATCGAAGACCAGCTTGGCACTCCGTTGACCTTGGCCCCTATGGACGCCGAAGAACTGTACAACTGGTTTCGCAGCACCCTGCCTCTTGAACAGTATGAATTTAGACGCTCTGGCCATGATCATCTGCTTTTTCCCGAATTGGAACATGTCGATCATGGTCACGACGATGATGCTGAGAATCTCCCTAATACAACATCCGACTTTTTTACAACTTTGGCGGTCACATCGCGCGGCAACCCAGGTTTAGCGCGAGCGATCTGGACGGCATCGCTGCGTACCCGGAACCCGACGGACGACGCGCCGCAGGCGTCGAATCCAAACAAAACAACGCTCTGGGTTGTCTCGCCCGACCAACTGGCGACCCCGCAGATGCCGGCCAGCAACGATCGTGTCCATCGTTTTATTTTGCATGCGATCTTATTGCATGGGGGGCTGTCGCTCGATTCGCTTGCCACGGTGTTGTCGTTTCCGCGAGATGAAATCCGGCGCCGCGTCAGCGAATTGTGCCGAGGACGTGTATTGGTAACACAGGATGATCTGCTGCGAGTGAATTTGATCGCGTACCCGATCGTCCGGCGCGATTTGCAAAGCGAAGGATTCCTGACCGATGCGTTTTGACTTGCCACGGTTGGCTTACGAATAAAAAGATTGCGAACATGCCCGACGCCAAATCATCCCAAGAAGAGGTAACGCGAATCCTCCGCGAGTGGAGCGAGATTCATTTATTAGAGGCGATCTTCGTTCTCGCTGCGGGCTTTACGTTGGCGGCGATCATCAAATGGATTGTCCCCAGGCTTGCCGAACGGGTACCCGACCGATTCCGGCTGTGGATCCTACCTTGGGAACCGATTCTGCGAGCGGTGATGCTGTTGTTCGTGGCAGCCTACATCATCCCATTGTTCATCTACCCGACGCCTCAAAACCTACTGGCGATCTCGGGTGCATTGGCCGTTGCCCTGGGTTTTGCGTTCAAGGATTATGTCAGCAGCTTGATCGCCGGGGTGGTGGCGTTGTACGAGCGGCCCTACCGAAACGGAGACTGGGTCAAGATCGAAGAGACGTACGGCGAAGTCCGATCACTTGATCTGCGAACCGTTCAAATTGTGACCCCAGACGACACGGTCGTGGCCGTCCCACACAGCAAAATATGGTCCACGCCAATCTACAACAACAACGTTGGCAAACGCGAATTGATGTGTGTTGCTGACTTCTACTTGCATCCTGATCATGATGGCCAACGTGTCCAACAAAAACTGACCGACATCGCCTTGACCAGCCCCTACGTGCAGTTGCACAAGCCGATCCTGGTGGTGGCGGCCGAGAAGCCCTGGGGCACGCATTACCGCTTAAAAGCCTACCCGATTGACGGTCGAGACCAGTTCCAATTCATCACCGATTTAACGCTCCGCGGCAAAGCGATGCTCCGCCGCATCGGTGTCCAATCCGCAAACGCACCGACGGTCACCCAAGCCAACAGCTAGGTGACGGCTTGATAACCTTATCGCAATGTAGTTGGCATTGTGTGGGGCGTAGGGCGTAGGGCAGCGGGTCGTGCGGGGACCCGGCCGCTGACGCGTCGCGGCTCACTAAATCAACAAGCCGTTGACGAGTTCCGTTGCGATCGGTTTGTTGCTACATCTTCTTTAGGTATGCCATGCTTTGGCGGATGCTTGCCAGCGGATCGGGCGACTGGTCTTGCTCGACGTGACAGTGGATCACGCCCGCCTCGGCGGCCGCTTCGAAGATCGGTTCCATCGGGATCACCCCGTCGCCGAGTTCTTCGAATGCTTCGTTGGCCACCCCGTTGTAGGTCGGCACGGGCGTTTGACGGCTCAAGTCCTTCAAGTGCAACTGGGACACACGTCCTTTCAATTTGCGAATCAGCTTGGCTGGATCATGGCCGGCGAGTTGGACCCAAAAGATATCGATCTCGAATTTCATCTGGTCCGAAAACTCCTCCATCAACACTTCATAACCATACCGACCGCCTTCCTGTGGTTGGAACTCAAACGCATGGTTATGGTACGCCAACTGGATCCCCGCCGCCTGGGCTTGTTCGGCCGCCTTGTTGCAGCGATCCGCAGTCAATTTGTAGTCGTCCAGCGTCGTGCGATTTTTTTCTGCCAAGTAGGGAACGACCAAATGAGACAACCCAGCGTCGTTGGCCTTTTCCAAGATGTCGGCAAACGGCGGCACTCCCTTGTCGTCAGGATTGACCACCGAATCCCACTCGAAGTGCGAGGAATGGAGGGCGAGTCCATTGTCGCGAGCGGCATCGATCATCGGTTTCGCGTTGGGAAACCCGTACGGCTCGACCTGCTTGTACCCCGCATCGGCAACCGCCTTCAACGTGCCGGCAACGTCGTCATTGATTTGATTCCGCAACGTGTACAACTGGATGCCGATCGCATTTCGGTACACGTTGTCTTTGTCCAGGGCAAGGAGATGCTTGGGCGTCAAAGCAACCGCCGTCGCTGCGGACATCGCCCCCAAAAAATGCCGTCGTTTCATTTTGTTTATCCGTCAAAGAAAAGAGAAGGTCAACCGAAATTATACTCCAGTCGTGCGACAGCATGTTTGCGGGCGATCGCCCGTTGCTTCGGAAACCATCCACGTTCCGGCGAACGTCGCTACCAAACGCAAATGCCGTCGTTTACCGGCGTTTCATGCTTCGCAGCGTTTCAGAAACGGGCAAGCTGCCCAAACACGTTTTCTTTGTGGTGCCGCTTTAACACGACGCCTTGAAAACAATTACGATGAATACATCACCTGCCTGCGACTGGCATCCAACACACGAGATCGGTTGCTCCCTTTCCCGTGTTCCAGCGCAAAACGCCCTCCATGCTGCATCGAAAATGCCCCGAACCAACATCCAGCTCAAGAAACGAATGTTCATCGGCAACGTGCTACATCGTCTTGCCTTTAGCACGCTCCTTTTCCCTGGGATAGTCGTCGTAGCCATTGCGGCCGTCTCGCTTGCGTCGGCGCAGGAACCGCCGAGATCCGAGGCAATTGGTTCGGATCGTGAGCAAAAGGAATCGAACGCCGCGCCATCCACGCTGGGACTCGCCCCGCCGTCCGGGGCGGTGGTGCTACTAGACGGTTCGAATCTTGATGCTTGGAAACCTTTCTCGTTCCAGTGGATCAATCCCAAGGATGACCAGAAACAGATCCAGTGGAAGCTTGTCGATGGCGGCGCGATGGAGATCGCCTTGGAATTCGAAGGCAAACGTCGCAAACAATTTCTTTACACGAAAGGAAATTTTGGTGACTACCGTCTGCATCTCGAGTTCCAGCTACCCGAAGCGGACAGCGGCAACAGTGGAATCTTCTTTGGACCGTTGTACGAATTGCAGATCTTCAATAGTGCAGACAAGAAAATTCCCGGCATGGGCGATTGTGGCGCGATCTATCAAATCCGTGCCCCCGATGTGAATGCGGCTCTTGAGCCAGGCGTTTGGCAAACGATCGATCTGGAGTATCAGGCTGCGGAAATGGGTGCAAACGGATTCATGACCGAAAACGGTGCTGCCCGAGTCTCGGTGTGGCTTAATGGCAAATTGATCCACGACGACTTCAAACTATCACTACGGCGAAACAAGTACGCCGCATTCCCTGAGGAACGGTTGTCGCCCATTGTTTTGCAGGAGCATGGATCCAAGGTGAGGTTCCGAAACATCTGGCTGGTCGAGAAAACCGCCAATCCAAAAGCACGGCAAAAGAAATAACCATCTTGTCACTCTACAGGAACGAGAGTCTGCGATGACGAAACGTTTGATTTACTTGCTCGCGGTTTGGACCGTGTTTGTTGCCGGTGTTAGGTCGGGAGCTGCCGACGATCCCGATCGCCGTCCCAACATCGTGTTGATCATGTGCGACGACATGGGTTGGTCCGACATCGGTTGTTACGGAGGCGAAGTGGAAACGCCCCATCTGGATCGCTTGGCAGCCGAGGGGATGCGGTTCACTCAGTTTTACAACAATGCCAAATGCACAACGACTCGCGCATCGATTCTGACCGGCTTGTACCCCCGCCGCGACCAGCGTGATTTGCTGCGAACCGATATGGTCACGCTCGGCGAGGCGTTGAAATTGGCAGGCTACCAGACGGCCTTGAGCGGGAAGTGGCACCTTGGCAGTCAAAAGACAACTCATCCGTTTCATCGAGGATTTGACGAGTTCTATGGCCTGCTGGACGGTTGCTGCAACTTCTTCGATCCTTCGATCCCCGATCCACCCTACAAGAACGGCAAGGTCCGAAAGTTTGGCCAGAACGACCAATTGATCACTTCGTTTCCCAAAGACTTCTACACCACGGATGCTTTTACCGAGCATGCCATCGATTGCGTGAAGAAGTTTGCCGCAAACGAGGCACCGTTTTTGATTCACCTAACTTACACGGCGCCGCACTACCCGTTGCATGCGAAGACCGAGGACATCGCCAAGTATCGGGGCAAGTACAAGGAGCTCGGAGGCTGGCTAAATTTACGGAAACAGCGGTGGCAGCGGCAACGCGAGATGGGGCTGGCGACCGAATCGTGGCAGCTCAGTGGTATCGATGAACACGCCTACGACTGGGACTCGGCCAATCACGATCACGAGGACGCTCGGATGGCGGTGTACGCCGCCATGATCGATGCCATGGATCAAAACATCGGTCGCTTGCTTGAGTCGCTCGAAAGCGAAGGGGTTGCAGACAATACCGTCGTTCTGTTCCTGTCGGACAACGGTGGATGCGCAGAGGAGCCTGGTGGCCGCAGCCCGGAAATCGTTCCCGGGCCCAAGGATTTCTACGCGGCGGTCGGACCGGCATGGGGCTGGGCCCAAAATGCGCCGTTCAAGAAACACAAAAGCAGCGCTTACGAGGGAGGCATTTTGACGCCGTGTATCGCGTGGTGGCCTGGGCGAATTCAGGCGGGTTCGATCACTCGCCAACCAGCTCACATCGTCGACATGATGCCTACCTTGCTGGAGATCGCAGGCGGCCAATATCCACGCACGTATCGAGGCCACGAGATCCTTCCAGTCGAGGGCAAAAGCATGCTGCCTATTTTGATGGGAGAGCAACGTGAACCGCACCAACAACTCGCCTGGGAATGGTCCGGTAGTCGAGCACTCCGAGAGGGAGATTGGAAAGTCGTCTGGCCCAAAAACGGCAAAGCGTGGCAGCTCTATAACCTCGCAAACGATCGTTGCGAGACGACCGACCTCGCCGACACCCAGACAGAACTCACCCAGCGTTTAGCCGAGGCATGGGAGGCTTGGGCGATGCAAACCGGACTCAAAAATAAAACCGGCTCGAAAGGCAAGTGACCGCGTCAATCGTCGTCGAAAATGAAACCATCCTGGCGGCGACGTGAGCAACTCAATGGCAAGCGAGCAAGGATCGTCTATCCGTATTGCTGTAAAGCGTAGTCTCGCAGCTACCATCGTCAGAAGGTGGTGACTCGTGGTTTCGAGACAATCATCCACACTCAGGCGAGCGTCGCAACGAGACACAATTGCGGATGCGTGGAGACACAAAAAAAGCCGATTGAAGAAAACCCCGCACCTAAGTGGGAATGTCTTCAATCGGCTTTGGCTGGCTTGCCGCTAAGCTACCCCGCAAGGACTCGAACCTTGAATGACTGAACCAAAATCAGTAGTGTTACCATTACACCACGGGGTAGAACTTCGCTTAGTTTAGCAATAGTTTGCTCGATTCAGAAGAGGAGCTGAGTTGCTCTTTTGAGGTTCGTCCAAAAATTTTTAGGGACGACTTTGCTTCCTTGCTTCTGAATCGTTTGCTTCGTGCCATCAGTTCTTGATGCCGAAATCTTGGCAACAAGAATCATGACAACGAAAAAACCCCGCGGCTGCGAGCGTTTGCTCTCACCACAGGGTTTCATGTGTATCAGTGACCCCTACGGGACTCGAACCCGTGTTACCGCCGTGAAAGGGCGGTGTCCTGGACCGCTAGACGAAGGGGCCATGAATTGTGGAAACGTCGTTGCCGTGAGGCGTCTGACGATCTCCGCAACGCGTTGATCACTGTGAGAGAGTTTTTAGCTAAGACCACTAACTCTCGTCAAGGGTTCACTTCCCTTGATATTCATTCTCGGCCGAAAAAAGTCCAAGCTTGCCATAAAACACGGGGTTTAAGCCAAAAACTTTTTGTTCGCTTTTTGCTTTCCGATGATGGATTTTGGGGACTCGTAGCCAAGGCTCGGCAAAAACCCCCTCTCGAAAAGCGACGGATCCCGCCGCTAGAACCGTGCGGCGGCATGAAGAATGCACGTCGGCGTCAACCGCGCCGAGGGAACGAGCACAATCATCGCGCCCGACCGACCAAATCAGCTCGCGATCAAACCATCGACCGCAAACCAATCGCCCAAAAAGATCATCGCCCAAGCGAACGGCCATCGGTGGCAATGCGACGCGAAATCGATTCTTCAATCAAGCCATCAAGATGACGGCCGACGAAAGGGGCGAGGGAGCACAAACGCGGGCGGCCGAGGAAAGCTCGAAGTCCAGAACGGGGCTCGAGAGCTTGATCCGCAAAAAAAAGAGAAGAAAGCCCGCAAGATCCAACGATCGCGAGCAAAGTAGCAGGCAGGCAGATGCAGCTAGAAAAGAAGGGGGTGCGAGGCGAGTCCCAGGGGGGCATGGGACCTCACCCAATCCCACTACGATTCCACAGGGGTATCCCCTGCTTCCAAACTACGCTGGATCGCATCATAGACTTCGCGACGATGAACGGGCACCTCACGTGGGGCTTCGACGCCCAAACGGACTTTGTCCCCACGGATCTCGACAACCACGATTCGGATATCGTTGTTGATAACGATGCTCTCGTTTTTCTTTCTTGATAAAACTAACATTGATTCCAGTCCTTTCCTAACCGGCCCTGATTCTTCAAACTTAATTCGCCTACAGTCCCGATGCACACAGCGTTGTTAACACAATGCGTTTAGACACAGTGCCATAGATAGGAGTCGAGGCAAATGAAGCTGGGTGCTTCGGCGATCCCGTTTCCTAATCTCAATGACTATGATCATCGCACGTAGGCCGGTTGTGTCCGCAGGATCGCTCCGTGTACGCCCGCTTTCCTGACACAATGAACTCTAAGTCAAAAATAGCATCAGTCAAGGAATTATGCCTTGACAAAGCCCGATTTTTGACCTTTCGCCCTCCCAGAGGGCTTGCAGCCCGCTTCGGCGTGGGCCTGAATTCGGCCCCAAAGTTGCTCAAACGCCCCAAAACAAGCATTTCTGGCGACATTGCCTCTTCTGTTTTAAGAAATTTCCCACGGCGGCGTTTTTGGACCTCCCGGAACCATTAGGGCTTTTCGTTCGTCGTACTGTTAGGTAGACACCTCTGTGTGAGTTGCGAAGCAGCGTGACTTCTTGAGACAATTTCGAGACTTTCACTGAAATCGCAGGCACCTCATTCCTCGTGATCGGTTCAAACGAAATGGTTCATGCCCTTCCTAGCAACGATGATTCGATGTCCCCTCGAGGCAAGATGTTCACTCCCGAAGCCGCCACCGAAATGCTGCCTCTGCTGCGGATCATCCTACGAGATGCCTTGCAGCTGAGCCATTCGATCGAACGGCAGCGCGACCAAATCGCGGGAATCGATCGCTTAGCCGAGCGGATGGACCACCCGTCCTATCGTGATGAGGTGCATGACATTCGCGTCAGCTTGGCCGATGAAGAAGCGAAATTGGAACGATGCCTGGTCGAACTAAGCGAACTTGGGGTGACACCCCATTTGCCCCTCAATGGGATCATCGATTTCCCAACTATCGTCAATCGCCAACCCGCCTGCCTATGCTGGTCGCTTGGTGAAGATTCCGTCGACTACTGGCACGACCCAGGCCAAACGCCAGTACAGCGACGCCCGTTGCCCCGAAAAACCTTGGGCACCGAAAAGTGCCTGTGATGAGAATGCCTGCGGTTTAATCGTGCCAATAGACTCCCCCCGCTGGTAAATCGATTCCAATCGTGAAAACGCGGGCGAGCGTTAAGCCCAATGCCATCCGTATTGTGCCAAAGGTAGACGACATTGGGGGGGGGTGATTCCCGCTCGGTTCCACGCCTGTTTTCTCAAGCAACACAACTCCGCGAGACAAGCTCAGCACGATGAATCACGCCGATCCTGCAAAACCCGAAGAATCGGTCGTGCTTCGAGGCGCCCGGTTTAATGTCCACGCGATGTCGATCGTGGGTAGTGATGGTAAGACCTATGTTCGCGAAGTGGTTCGTCACCCGGGTGCGGTGGTCATCTTGCCGCTACTCGATGATGACACCTTGGTGATGATTGAAAACCATCGCCCCACCGTCGGCGAAACCTTGTTGGAACTGCCCGCGGGCACTCGCGAATCCGACGAACCAGCCGAACAAACCGCGTTTCGCGAACTAATCGAAGAAACCGGCTACCATGCGAAATCGGTCAGCTTGGTGCATGAATTTTATTCAGCACCAGGAATCAGTGACGAGCTGATGTTGCTGTACGTGGCTCGCGATTTAACGCGGGGCGAACATGCACGCGAAGCGACTGAACAAATTCAAAATCGCATTGCCACTCGCGAAGAGGTTCGCGGCTGGATCGCCGAAGGGCGAATTCGAGATGCCAAAACGCTGGTCGGACTGTATGCGTTTTTGGCGGGAACGTGCTTAACCGAAAAGCAAAACTCGAACTGAGTTTTGCTTGATCGTTTTATCTTGCCGCCTGCAATGTGAATGCGGGCCGGTTGGCTTAGGAGTTTTGGATCGGTTGCCCGGTGCCCAGTTGTGCCAGCACTTGCAGCACGCCATTGAGATGAGCCAAGCGAGGACCGAAGCGATCGACGAATTCGTTGAGCATGAACTCGCCTTCCATCAAATGATCTTCGTTTTCCAGGATCTCTTCGGTCAAACTATCCAAGAAACCGGTTTGCACTCGGCTTAACGTTTCAGCCGCCTGACGGCAGGCACGTGACAATTCGGGATTGGAATCTTTCCACTGCTGCAACTCGCCGGCACGTTGCTTTTGGATCGCGGCGTTTTGCTGGATCAAATCCTGCAGCAAACGGTTCTGTTGATTCTGGCTCGCCACCAATTGACGCAACAATTCAATGGTCAAACGGCTCTCGGAGATCGAAGCGTCGGATCCTGATTCGGGAGAAACGTCAATACGGAACATCGGTGAGGCAGGTTCCTGGTCGTAAGACATGGCGTGGTTTCCTATTGCGTTAACTGCGAGGGCGATAAAGTCATCGAACACTGCAAAACACGACCGCAAGGCCGTGGTCACGGTGCGTCAATAAAATTGCCCGAAAACGAATGGCCCGAAAGCAAATGGGTCGAACAAATATTTCTAGCCGCGGACGTATTTTTTAACCGCGGACGCTGCGGGGCTAGCGTGCTTGCATTCATTGTCGTGGCATGATGATTGCCCCGAGTATAACCAGCAAAAAATGGAGTTGTCGAGCAAACCGTGCTGACAATCGAAATTTCTAATCGAGGCGGTGAACTTCACGACCGATCCCCCTAAATCACCTTGACCTCACCAACCGCCTGGATTACCAGCAGCCCAAATTACAGATCCAACCGTTAAAGTCGGCAGGACCCGAACGCCGATGAGTTCGCTAGGGATCCGCCACTCCGAGAATCCCGTTGCGTCGTGACGCTGAAAACAGTCGTCCCGATGCGGTGGAGTGGCGTCCTGACGAGACCGCCCCCGCGCTGCGGCCGCCGTGGCCCGATCGCTACCGCTAGCCGCCAACGGCAACATCTCGTCCGTTATTGACCAGTCCCAGAACCTCGCAACCCCCGCTAAGAACTGAATGCCCGATCCGACCAACCCGACGATTGGATACTTTACGGTGGTTCAAGACGACCGCACCGGTTGGACCGGAGGGTTGTTGATTTTGAATCGCAGCGGTCGCCCGGTCGAGTTTCAGTGCACCTTGCCCGTTCGTCCGTCTCGGGCCCACGAAATTTTGTTCGGGACCACGATGCGTGACCATTTGATCGGCGAAGTGATCGGTCCGATGCTGGTCAGCAAGTGCCGCACCCCGCTGTCACTGTTGTGCTGCGACCAAATCGAATCGCTTTCGCTGAACACGCAAGGCAATGTGCCGGTCGCCCTTGTTTCCGAAGCGGCCGAAAGCGACGAGGGACCGATCACCAGCGACATGCTGACTGGAGCGTCCCAAGTGGTGTTGGTCAACGCCACGCTGCACGTGCCACTGGAACGAGTCAGTGCGGTTGAGTCATTGGCCCAACACTTCGAAGACATGCCCGATGCGATCGAACCGTTCGAGCGAATTCGTGAAGCGATCCGCGAGGCTCAATCGCAGATTGCACGTGCGGCCTAACGCGGCGATCCAAGAAAGACCTTTCGGTAGCGGAAGGCGTGGGTTTGGAATGCGATGAGTAAACCGCACGAAAGTCTTGACGACTTCCGCTACGACCCAACCGACGATTGCGAAAGTCTTGACGGCTTTTGCTACGACCTAACGGACACAAAGCTCTTCTATGTTGAACGTCGAGATTAACTCGCAAGCCAGTTGGTGTCAGAGCGATCTTGTTCCTACGGGCACTTATGAACTAACGCTCGACGCCATCGAACCGCGGTCGCTACCGATCCGGGTCTCGCCATTGACCGCCCGCGTCACGGGTTTTTTGTTCCCCGAAGCGAACCAGTGGATCCCGCCCAACGCCAAGCCTGCGGCACCGGGCAATGAATCGCACAGCATCAAGATCGCCGATGCAACAAAAAAGAAACCCAAGGTTGATCGTAAACGCCACCGCATCAAACCGCCTAACGACGTCGTTAAACTTCAAGACCGGCTGTACTACTTGCTGCAACCGCCGTTGGATTTATTGGTCGGCAGCGGCCAATTGAATTTTCCTTTTGAACCGTTCCCTTACCAATTGGATGGGATCGCGTTCTTGTTCCCCCGATTCGCCTGCGTGTTGGCCGACGAGATGGGGCTGGGAAAAACGATGCAAGCGATCAGCACGATTCGTTTGCTGCTGTGCAGCGGCGAAGTGCGTAGCGTGTTGCTGGTATGCCCAAAGCCGTTGGTTTCGAATTGGCTGAAAGAGTTCCGCGTTTGGGCTCCCGAGATTCCCGTGGTGGCCATCGAAGGCAACGCGGCGAAACGCGAATTCCAGTGGCGTTCGCCTGAGGTTCCAGTGAAGGTTGCGAATTACGAATTGTTGATGCGCGACAAAGAAACGGTGCTCGATAGCGGATTGCATTTCGACCTGGTCGCACTGGACGAGGCACAGCGGATCAAGAACCGCAACAGCACGACCAGCGAGATCGTCAAAGCGATCCCGCGAACTCGATCGTGGGCACTGACCGGAACCCCGGTAGAAAATTCGCCCGACGATCTGGTGGGGATTTTCGAGTTCCTGTCACCGGGATTTCTACAAATCGGCATGCCGATGCCCCAGATGGCAGCGGCCTCGCGTGAGTACATCCTGCGTCGCACCAAAGACATGGTGCTCGACGATATGCCGCCGAAACTGTATCGCGACGCCGAGTTAGACCTCACGCCCGAGCAGTGGTCGACGTACGAGCAGGCGGAATCCGAAGGAGTGATTCAGCTGGAAAAACTTGACGAGATGTTGACGATCCAGCACGTGTTCGAGTTGGTGCTAAGATTAAAACAGATCTGCAATTTCGATCCGGTCTCGGGCAGCAGTACCAAGCTGGAACGTTTGGTCGCCGACATGGAAGAGGTCGCCGCGAGCGGGAAGAAGGCGATCGTGTTTAGCCAATGGGTCAATAGCATTGATCAGATGAAACCGGCACTCGAAAAATTTGGGCCACTCGAGTATCACGGCCGAGTGCCGCACAAGCAACGCGAAGGGGTGATCGACAAATTCAAAAACGATCCCGACAGCCACGTGATCTTGATGAGCTATGGTGCGGGCAGCGTAGGGTTGAACCTGCAGTTCTGTGAATACGTTTTCCTGTTTGACCGATGGTGGAACCCGGCGATCGAAGACCAAGCAATCAACCGAGCGCATCGGATCGGTGCCAGAGGCGCCGTGACGGTGACGCGAATGTTGGCAATGAACACGATCGAACAGCGGATCGCGGCGGTGCTGGACCAGAAACGCGAAATGTTTGATACGCTGTTTTCCGAACAGGGCGGCCCCGTGGCGGCTGGCGGGCTAAGTCGTGAAGAGATCTTTGGTCTGTTCGATTTGCGTGCTCCGTGTGGCAAAAAGGTCGCGTGATTCGATAGAGCGGTGTCTGCTTGACCGGCGGCAGTGTGGCAGCGACAAACCGCTCGGGCGCACCGAGTTCCTGCTATACTGGCAGCACCTCACCTGCGAGGGCCCACGTTCGTTGCCATGTTTGCCGCCACGTTCGCGTCGCCGTCGCTGCCGCCCCGCCCGCGTTCAGGAAAGCGTGTCACGTGCTTCCCGCAGCCTACCTATCACGATGTCGCGCCATCGACAAACCAGTGATCCTTTTTCTTTTGCAATGGATCGCACTGGCATGGATCGTGATCACACTGGCATGCGGCGATTCCGTTTCCGCGGCACCACCGCTGGCCGCCAACGCTGCCCACGTGGACTTTGCCAGCGACGTCGCGCCGATTCTGCAACAACATTGTCTGAATTGTCACAACGACGTCGATCGCAAGGGTGACGTTTCGCTGGCCACCGCAACGGACTTGATCGACAGCGGTGTAATTTCAACAGACCCCGCCGATTCCAGTCGCCTGCTGGAATTGATCACACCGGTCGATGGCACTGCGGAAATGCCTCAGGACGCGCCGCCGCTTTCGCAGCCCCAGATCGATGTCATCCAGCGATGGATCACCGCTGGCGTGATTTGGCCCGAGGGTGTGACGCTGAGCGAACCGTCGATTTCTGATCGTAATTGGTGGTCGCTCCGGCCGTTGGCCGCTGTAAAAATCGACGAGAACGACCACACGCATCCAATCGACACACTGATCGACGCAAAGTTGACCGCAAACGATCTGCGGCCCGTCGACATCGCCGATCCAGCAACGCTGGTCCGCCGACTGCACTATGATTTGACCGGACTGCCGCCAACACCGGCTGAGATCCGTACGTATTTGCAAGACGTAAAGTCCAATCCCGAAACCGCCTACACCACGCTGGTGGATCGTCTGCTTGATTCGCCTGGTTTCGGTGAAAAGTGGGGGCAGCATTGGTTGGACCTTGCCCGCTATGCCGAAACACATGGATACGACAAGGACAAACCACGAACCAACGCGTGGCCCTATCGCGATTATGTCATTCGCAGTTTCAATGACGACAAACCGTATGGGCGGTTTGTGCAGGAACAAGTCGCCGGAGACGCATTGTTCCCAGGCGAAGCGGATGGAATGATCGGCCTGGGATTTCTCGCCGCCGGCCCCTGGGATTTCATCGGGCACACCGAGGTCGGCGAAGAAAAGCTCGACGGGCGGATCGCCAAACATCTCGACCGCGACGAGATGGTGTCCGCCGTATTCAACGTCTTCATGAGCACGACAGTTCAATGTGCCCAGTGTCATCATCACAAATTCGATCCAATTCGGTCGGACAATTACT encodes the following:
- a CDS encoding DEAD/DEAH box helicase; the protein is MLNVEINSQASWCQSDLVPTGTYELTLDAIEPRSLPIRVSPLTARVTGFLFPEANQWIPPNAKPAAPGNESHSIKIADATKKKPKVDRKRHRIKPPNDVVKLQDRLYYLLQPPLDLLVGSGQLNFPFEPFPYQLDGIAFLFPRFACVLADEMGLGKTMQAISTIRLLLCSGEVRSVLLVCPKPLVSNWLKEFRVWAPEIPVVAIEGNAAKREFQWRSPEVPVKVANYELLMRDKETVLDSGLHFDLVALDEAQRIKNRNSTTSEIVKAIPRTRSWALTGTPVENSPDDLVGIFEFLSPGFLQIGMPMPQMAAASREYILRRTKDMVLDDMPPKLYRDAELDLTPEQWSTYEQAESEGVIQLEKLDEMLTIQHVFELVLRLKQICNFDPVSGSSTKLERLVADMEEVAASGKKAIVFSQWVNSIDQMKPALEKFGPLEYHGRVPHKQREGVIDKFKNDPDSHVILMSYGAGSVGLNLQFCEYVFLFDRWWNPAIEDQAINRAHRIGARGAVTVTRMLAMNTIEQRIAAVLDQKREMFDTLFSEQGGPVAAGGLSREEIFGLFDLRAPCGKKVA